In Actinomycetes bacterium, a single genomic region encodes these proteins:
- a CDS encoding transposase, whose product QVFLRRFGPEHTFRMLKQTLGWTAPKLRDAQAADRWTWLLTAAHPQLRLARPLANDLRRPWQRPAPPGRLTPARVRRGFRNIRAKTTCPAGAPKPGKPGPGRPPRFHQPPSRTPSPRRENDQTRDHTRRPIRAGSLNGKLREMP is encoded by the coding sequence GGCAGGTGTTCCTGCGCCGCTTCGGTCCTGAGCACACCTTCCGGATGCTCAAGCAGACGCTGGGCTGGACCGCACCGAAGCTCCGCGATGCCCAGGCCGCCGACCGGTGGACCTGGCTGCTCACCGCCGCGCATCCCCAGCTCCGCCTCGCCCGGCCGCTCGCCAACGATCTGCGCCGGCCATGGCAGCGACCCGCCCCGCCCGGTCGGCTCACCCCGGCCCGCGTCCGGCGAGGGTTCCGGAACATCCGCGCGAAGACCACGTGCCCAGCCGGTGCACCAAAACCCGGCAAGCCCGGCCCTGGACGGCCACCCCGGTTCCACCAACCGCCGTCCCGCACCCCGTCACCACGTCGGGAAAACGATCAAACGCGAGACCACACTCGCCGCCCGATTCGGGCAGGCAGCTTAAACGGCAAGCTCAGGGAAATGCCCTAA